The following are from one region of the Paenibacillus protaetiae genome:
- a CDS encoding carbohydrate ABC transporter permease, with protein MKRGTASFSRNIFIAAFTLPTLLFFCLFTIWPVVQALYYSLFDWSGMAQHKTFIGFDNFVDMFKDPIVWRAIGNDYFLVAGKIVGIMLLATFFAVALTRFNFKLAGFFRSIFFIPNVISVVVVGVLWNFIYNPQIGFLNGFLSLFTKEQVTIAWLGFPSHTIWMLLPPAIWAGIGFYMILLIAAIQNIPSSYFEAADMEGAGQWRQFRSITLPLIWEQMKVSILNIMMTTLNGSFVIVWLMTEGGPDNSTQVMGSYLYQMAFRQYHFGFGAAIGVLILVLSLITTIVLQRIMRQETIEMI; from the coding sequence ATGAAACGAGGGACCGCCTCTTTTAGCCGAAACATATTTATAGCCGCCTTTACGTTGCCTACATTGCTGTTTTTTTGCTTGTTTACGATTTGGCCGGTTGTTCAAGCGCTTTATTATTCGCTGTTTGACTGGTCCGGCATGGCACAGCACAAAACATTCATCGGCTTCGATAATTTCGTGGATATGTTTAAAGACCCTATCGTTTGGAGAGCTATCGGGAACGACTATTTTCTGGTCGCCGGCAAAATCGTCGGCATTATGCTGCTGGCTACTTTTTTTGCCGTTGCGTTAACCCGGTTCAACTTCAAGCTCGCCGGATTTTTCCGATCCATCTTTTTTATCCCGAACGTCATATCCGTTGTTGTCGTCGGCGTATTGTGGAATTTTATTTATAATCCGCAAATCGGCTTTCTGAACGGCTTCCTGTCGCTTTTTACAAAGGAACAGGTGACGATTGCCTGGCTCGGATTTCCGTCGCATACGATCTGGATGCTGCTGCCCCCGGCGATATGGGCCGGCATCGGTTTTTATATGATTTTGCTTATTGCCGCCATCCAAAATATCCCGTCTTCGTATTTCGAAGCGGCGGATATGGAAGGCGCCGGGCAGTGGAGACAATTCCGGAGCATTACGCTGCCGCTAATTTGGGAGCAGATGAAAGTGTCCATTCTGAACATTATGATGACAACGCTGAACGGGTCATTCGTCATCGTGTGGCTGATGACAGAAGGCGGACCGGATAACTCTACCCAGGTTATGGGCTCCTATCTGTATCAAATGGCGTTCCGGCAATATCATTTTGGCTTCGGCGCGGCCATCGGCGTATTAATATTGGTGCTGTCGCTAATCACCACCATCGTACTGCAGCGCATTATGCGACAAGAAACGATCGAGATGATTTAG
- a CDS encoding carbohydrate ABC transporter permease: MQSPIKHPAVKIIFYAILLIWAVSVLYPLLWTLLDALKNNQQFLSKAPWALPDVPLLWSNFSYVWEKYSFSSYFLNSIIVTAGSVLLGLLLSASTAYVLARYKFKGSNALYLLYIASMMVPFVLALIPLFFLMNSLHLINTKIGLIFVYTSSVLAFGIFVLVGFFRSLPKDLEEAAVVDGASHFGTFFRVMLPLSQPGLITVAIVNVLNIWNEYIMGTILVNDPAQYTLPVEIGVMQAEMQYRTEWGPLFAALLITIIPVLVMYIFFQRQIANGITAGAVK; the protein is encoded by the coding sequence ATGCAATCGCCAATTAAACATCCTGCAGTCAAAATCATTTTCTATGCGATTCTTCTCATTTGGGCCGTGTCCGTCCTGTATCCGCTGCTCTGGACGTTATTGGACGCTTTGAAAAACAACCAGCAATTTTTATCGAAAGCGCCTTGGGCGCTGCCCGATGTTCCGCTGTTATGGTCCAACTTTTCTTATGTTTGGGAAAAATACAGCTTCAGCAGCTATTTTTTGAATTCGATTATCGTAACAGCCGGCTCCGTCCTGCTTGGCTTGCTGCTCTCCGCCTCTACCGCTTATGTGCTGGCCCGCTACAAATTTAAAGGAAGCAATGCGTTATACCTGCTCTATATCGCGTCCATGATGGTTCCCTTTGTGCTGGCGCTTATTCCGCTGTTTTTCCTGATGAATTCGCTTCATTTGATCAATACCAAGATCGGATTGATCTTTGTATACACATCAAGCGTACTGGCCTTTGGCATCTTTGTGCTTGTCGGTTTTTTCAGGTCGCTGCCAAAAGATTTGGAGGAAGCGGCCGTTGTTGACGGCGCTTCGCATTTCGGCACGTTTTTCCGAGTGATGCTGCCTTTGTCCCAGCCCGGCCTCATTACGGTAGCAATTGTCAACGTGCTGAACATTTGGAACGAATATATTATGGGGACGATTCTCGTGAACGATCCGGCCCAATATACGCTGCCGGTCGAGATCGGCGTTATGCAGGCGGAGATGCAATACCGGACCGAATGGGGACCGCTGTTTGCCGCTTTGCTCATTACGATCATACCGGTTCTCGTTATGTATATATTTTTTCAGCGCCAAATCGCAAACGGCATTACAGCCGGGGCGGTCAAATAG
- a CDS encoding ABC transporter substrate-binding protein, translated as MRIVRTAFAACLAAAVFSCLLGACSTGEEQSSQPASPSGKKSLIRFVASEYSTETKPVLEKLVSQFMFLNPDIDVELQVVNWDILDGIYTMMISSGDPPDLLNTNVYAHFAKDGLLNDMDAILSPELKAKFYPNMAEIDRYNGIQYAIPYVATTRKLYYNKDLFADAGITKSPATWSELEADAAAITAKGKAYGFGLDLTDNETQAYLSYVFLGSGGGWMNNGKWTINSPENVEGLAFFKKLFDEGLTDPEPTVTTRDEKQRVLGDGKLGMMISGNYFTSVVPREFPGLKWGMGPIPVKDGQPPISFGVHDVLVSFKTNHTDKEALGKFLDFLYNDANYEEMVLREGFLPVTRTVGDQMSAADEVMASNLDALMKASFYPVQQPEWQAVLDRARKLGTPSCMTA; from the coding sequence TTGAGAATCGTACGAACAGCCTTTGCAGCCTGCTTGGCGGCCGCTGTATTCAGCTGTCTGCTTGGCGCATGCTCAACCGGCGAAGAACAGAGCAGTCAGCCCGCTTCCCCTTCCGGCAAAAAATCATTGATCCGCTTTGTCGCCTCCGAATACAGCACGGAAACAAAGCCGGTGTTAGAAAAGCTGGTCAGCCAATTTATGTTCCTGAATCCGGATATCGACGTAGAGCTGCAGGTCGTCAACTGGGATATTCTCGACGGCATCTATACGATGATGATCAGCAGCGGCGACCCCCCTGACCTGCTGAACACGAATGTGTACGCGCATTTTGCCAAAGACGGCCTGCTGAACGACATGGACGCCATCCTGTCTCCCGAGCTGAAAGCGAAGTTTTATCCGAATATGGCGGAAATTGACCGGTACAACGGCATTCAATATGCTATTCCGTATGTAGCGACGACACGCAAGCTTTATTACAACAAAGATTTGTTTGCGGATGCCGGCATAACGAAATCTCCCGCCACCTGGTCAGAGCTGGAGGCGGACGCTGCCGCGATTACAGCGAAGGGAAAAGCTTACGGATTTGGCCTGGATTTGACCGACAACGAAACCCAAGCTTATTTGTCATATGTATTTCTAGGCTCCGGCGGGGGCTGGATGAACAACGGGAAGTGGACGATCAACTCCCCTGAAAATGTCGAGGGGCTGGCTTTTTTTAAAAAGCTGTTTGATGAAGGGTTAACCGATCCCGAACCGACGGTAACTACACGGGATGAAAAACAGCGGGTGCTTGGCGACGGCAAGCTTGGCATGATGATTTCCGGCAATTATTTTACATCCGTTGTGCCGCGCGAGTTTCCCGGGCTGAAATGGGGGATGGGGCCGATTCCGGTCAAAGACGGGCAGCCGCCGATTTCGTTTGGCGTACATGATGTGCTAGTGTCATTTAAAACAAACCACACGGATAAAGAAGCGCTCGGCAAATTTTTGGACTTTCTGTACAACGATGCCAACTATGAAGAAATGGTACTGCGCGAAGGATTTTTGCCGGTGACACGTACCGTTGGCGATCAGATGTCCGCAGCTGACGAGGTGATGGCTTCCAATTTGGACGCTTTAATGAAAGCAAGCTTTTATCCCGTGCAGCAGCCGGAATGGCAGGCCGTGCTCGACCGGGCGCGCAAGCTTGGGACGCCGTCTTGTATGACGGCTTAA
- a CDS encoding substrate-binding domain-containing protein — protein sequence MRMQRLLIAAALLLVAVSIYAAFSFKLFQASERVRTITVILKSNDMNSSFWQTVRAGAEAAAKETGANVSIVGPLQEQNTGSQIQLLEEAVKQKPQAIVIAPSNDRKLLPALDKAHQAGIKLVAMDSPVELDHYQPVLVSNNHVEAGMKAGAEAANENGGRPVVSIISDTPASPVSAAREKGILSAIADYPDSYYDTYYAGGTEDGAYEAVKILMGKNTNVNTVITLNETTALGAAKALKELGKTESTRLIGFDSSIYQIQLMEEGTMDALIVEKPFNMGYLAVKTAVKMIDGERAGITLIDPQVVTRDNMYNPENQKLLFPLTGN from the coding sequence ATGCGCATGCAACGCCTTCTTATAGCCGCCGCTTTGCTGCTTGTTGCGGTTTCGATTTATGCGGCATTTTCGTTCAAGCTGTTTCAAGCATCGGAACGGGTAAGGACCATTACCGTCATTTTAAAATCAAACGATATGAACTCCAGCTTCTGGCAGACCGTACGCGCCGGCGCGGAAGCGGCAGCCAAGGAAACCGGCGCCAACGTCAGTATCGTCGGCCCGCTGCAGGAACAAAATACCGGCTCCCAAATCCAGCTGCTGGAGGAAGCGGTTAAGCAAAAACCGCAGGCGATTGTCATCGCCCCCTCCAACGACCGGAAACTGCTTCCGGCCTTGGATAAAGCGCATCAAGCCGGCATCAAGCTCGTGGCGATGGATTCACCCGTCGAGCTGGATCACTATCAGCCAGTTCTCGTATCCAACAACCATGTGGAAGCCGGCATGAAGGCAGGAGCCGAAGCGGCAAATGAAAACGGCGGCCGGCCGGTCGTCAGCATCATTAGCGATACGCCGGCTTCTCCCGTCTCGGCAGCCCGGGAAAAAGGCATTTTGTCCGCTATTGCCGATTATCCGGACAGCTATTACGACACCTATTACGCCGGCGGTACGGAAGACGGCGCGTATGAAGCGGTCAAAATTCTGATGGGCAAAAATACAAACGTCAATACCGTTATTACGCTAAACGAAACAACCGCGCTTGGAGCGGCCAAGGCGTTGAAGGAGCTGGGCAAGACGGAAAGCACCCGGCTTATCGGATTCGACAGCTCCATCTATCAAATACAGCTGATGGAAGAAGGAACGATGGATGCCCTTATTGTGGAGAAACCGTTTAATATGGGTTATCTGGCTGTTAAAACAGCGGTAAAAATGATCGACGGCGAACGGGCCGGCATAACGCTGATCGATCCTCAGGTTGTAACGAGAGACAATATGTATAACCCCGAAAACCAGAAGCTGCTCTTCCCGCTTACCGGCAACTGA
- a CDS encoding endo-1,4-beta-xylanase: MTYDNSRPQAPVPSLKELYLPYFDIGAAVNLRTMESQKELLAAHYNSLTAENDMKFERIHPQEGVYAWEAADRIADFAASNGMKLRGHTLVWHNQTPDWVFEGEGGAPASRDTLLARMKEHITAVVSRYKGRVYGWDVVNEAVEDQSGDRLRQSKWLELAGEDFIANAFRFAHEADPEAVLFYNDYNECNPEKRDHIIRLVQSLQNQGVPIHGIGLQGHWNLHGPTIGMIREAFERYAELGLQLQITELDISVFDQADRRTGLTAPSAEMIERQAERYEQIFGLFREFKEVLTAVTFWGAADDYTWLNDFPVRGRRNWPFVFDANHQPKPAFWKIANGLE; encoded by the coding sequence ATGACTTACGATAACAGCCGCCCGCAAGCGCCGGTTCCATCGCTTAAGGAACTTTACCTGCCGTATTTCGACATTGGCGCCGCCGTTAATTTGCGTACGATGGAGTCGCAAAAGGAGCTTTTGGCTGCGCATTACAACAGCTTGACAGCGGAAAATGATATGAAGTTTGAGCGGATTCATCCGCAAGAAGGCGTATATGCATGGGAAGCGGCCGACCGGATTGCCGATTTTGCGGCGTCAAACGGCATGAAGCTGCGCGGCCATACGCTTGTATGGCATAATCAGACGCCGGACTGGGTATTTGAAGGAGAAGGCGGCGCGCCAGCCAGCCGGGATACGCTGCTTGCGCGCATGAAGGAGCATATTACAGCGGTTGTGTCGCGCTACAAAGGCCGGGTGTACGGCTGGGATGTCGTCAACGAAGCGGTGGAGGATCAATCAGGCGACCGGCTCCGCCAGTCCAAATGGCTGGAGCTGGCCGGGGAAGATTTTATCGCAAACGCATTCCGGTTTGCGCATGAAGCGGACCCGGAAGCGGTATTGTTTTATAACGATTATAATGAATGCAATCCGGAGAAACGGGATCATATCATCCGGCTTGTCCAATCACTCCAAAACCAAGGGGTGCCGATTCACGGCATCGGACTGCAGGGGCATTGGAACTTGCATGGCCCAACTATCGGTATGATCCGCGAAGCGTTTGAGCGGTACGCCGAGCTTGGGCTGCAGCTGCAAATTACGGAGCTGGACATTTCGGTATTTGACCAAGCTGACCGCCGCACCGGCCTTACCGCGCCGTCCGCCGAGATGATCGAGCGGCAGGCCGAACGTTATGAGCAGATTTTCGGTTTGTTCCGCGAATTTAAAGAAGTATTGACGGCGGTTACTTTCTGGGGAGCTGCTGACGACTATACGTGGCTGAACGATTTTCCGGTCCGCGGACGCCGCAATTGGCCGTTTGTATTCGACGCGAACCATCAGCCGAAACCGGCGTTCTGGAAAATTGCAAACGGGTTGGAATAG
- a CDS encoding Cof-type HAD-IIB family hydrolase: MSYKIVFFDIDGTLVNEDKQIPADALQAIAELKASGVEPVIATGRAPYFIKPLAEQAGIDSFVTLNGGYVVYKGQPLYSRTIPKTSLEALVKLAGEHQHGLVFEGEHEFFADTEDHPFITDSVMSLKVDMPGYNPEYWKTNDIFQVFLHCESQDEHLYETLLNELKLIRWHPQAMDVLPAGGSKAQGIEALLDKLGLTKEEAVAFGDGLNDKEMLEVVGLGIAMGNSHPDLLPYADYVTTDVNEGGVRNGLIHAGLLKG; encoded by the coding sequence ATGAGTTATAAAATTGTTTTTTTCGATATCGACGGAACGCTTGTGAACGAGGACAAGCAAATTCCTGCCGACGCGCTGCAGGCGATTGCTGAACTGAAAGCAAGCGGCGTGGAGCCGGTGATCGCAACCGGACGCGCGCCTTATTTTATTAAACCGCTCGCCGAGCAGGCAGGCATTGATTCCTTCGTAACGTTAAACGGCGGTTACGTCGTATACAAAGGGCAGCCGCTGTATTCCCGCACCATTCCCAAAACAAGCCTTGAAGCGCTTGTCAAGCTGGCTGGCGAGCATCAGCACGGGCTTGTTTTTGAAGGCGAGCACGAATTTTTTGCCGATACGGAAGACCATCCGTTTATTACGGATTCGGTTATGTCGCTGAAGGTGGACATGCCGGGCTACAATCCGGAATATTGGAAAACCAATGACATCTTCCAAGTATTCCTGCACTGCGAAAGCCAGGATGAACACTTGTACGAAACGCTTCTTAACGAGCTGAAGCTCATCCGCTGGCACCCGCAGGCGATGGACGTGCTTCCGGCCGGCGGCTCCAAAGCGCAGGGCATTGAAGCGCTGCTCGATAAGCTGGGGCTGACGAAAGAAGAAGCGGTAGCATTTGGCGACGGGCTGAACGACAAGGAAATGCTCGAGGTTGTTGGCCTGGGCATCGCAATGGGCAATTCCCACCCGGACCTGCTCCCGTATGCCGATTACGTCACGACCGACGTGAATGAAGGCGGCGTACGCAACGGCTTGATCCATGCAGGTCTGCTGAAAGGGTAA
- a CDS encoding ABC transporter substrate-binding protein, with amino-acid sequence MRFKKWTSLGIAILLVSVFLSACGSNNGSNNSGSSSEPSPSPSASAEASAAPSADASATPDATATKLTGDFEIQYFVGGYGDAWWKKVVDDFQAANPDLKIKVSAGPKINEQNKPRWIAGNPPDFVYIDGPELNDRQMVEDGQLEDLTDWIKTAKNIDGSPILDLLAQQPQQYDGKIYNIPLVLNSWGIFWDKALFQQKGWTEPTDFQSFLDISSKISADGVTPFIHTGKYPYYINGAFLYPAIVSNNNDDYTILQDMAANKVEAYESPAVLAALNQIVELRDKGFIDKASIQINHTDSQMMFLQHKDAFIPNGLWLPNEMAKDVPSGFQFGFIPSITQKPGGKVVANTSTATVAIAKNAKNKDAAKAFLQFIFSAAQASQWAELSGAPSNIKGDISNSNAPSFVKDAAKYLTSPDTVVIPTITFSADVDKAMQDATDALTISKITPEEWVKRVTDAVKKVAK; translated from the coding sequence ATGCGATTTAAAAAATGGACTTCGCTGGGAATCGCCATACTGCTCGTCTCCGTCTTCCTCTCTGCCTGCGGTTCCAACAACGGCTCGAACAACAGCGGCTCGAGCAGCGAACCATCGCCGTCGCCTTCGGCATCTGCTGAAGCATCAGCAGCCCCTTCAGCCGACGCCAGCGCGACTCCGGACGCAACGGCTACAAAGCTGACAGGCGATTTTGAAATCCAATACTTTGTTGGAGGATATGGCGACGCATGGTGGAAAAAAGTGGTTGATGACTTTCAAGCCGCCAATCCTGACCTCAAAATTAAAGTTTCCGCCGGTCCAAAAATTAACGAGCAAAATAAACCGCGCTGGATTGCCGGCAACCCGCCGGATTTCGTGTACATCGACGGCCCTGAGCTGAACGACCGCCAAATGGTCGAAGACGGCCAGCTGGAAGATTTGACGGACTGGATCAAAACAGCCAAAAACATTGACGGTTCGCCGATTCTGGATCTGCTTGCCCAGCAGCCGCAGCAATACGACGGCAAAATTTACAACATTCCGCTTGTGCTGAACTCGTGGGGCATTTTCTGGGATAAAGCGCTGTTCCAGCAAAAAGGCTGGACGGAACCAACCGACTTCCAGTCATTCCTGGATATAAGCTCCAAAATTAGCGCCGACGGCGTTACACCGTTTATCCATACCGGCAAATATCCTTATTACATTAACGGTGCATTCCTGTATCCGGCGATCGTATCGAATAACAACGACGATTATACGATTCTGCAGGATATGGCCGCCAACAAAGTCGAAGCGTATGAAAGCCCGGCCGTGCTGGCTGCGCTTAATCAAATCGTGGAGCTGCGCGACAAAGGCTTTATCGACAAAGCGTCGATCCAAATCAACCATACCGACTCGCAAATGATGTTCCTGCAGCACAAAGACGCCTTTATTCCAAACGGCCTCTGGCTGCCTAATGAAATGGCCAAAGACGTGCCGTCCGGCTTCCAATTCGGCTTCATTCCGTCCATAACGCAAAAACCGGGCGGCAAAGTTGTAGCCAATACGTCAACCGCAACGGTTGCAATCGCGAAAAATGCGAAAAACAAAGATGCAGCCAAAGCGTTCCTGCAATTTATTTTCTCCGCGGCGCAAGCGTCGCAATGGGCAGAGCTTAGCGGTGCTCCTTCCAACATTAAAGGCGACATCAGCAATTCGAATGCGCCAAGCTTTGTGAAGGACGCAGCAAAATATTTGACCTCGCCGGACACGGTCGTCATCCCGACGATTACGTTCAGCGCCGACGTTGACAAAGCGATGCAGGATGCAACGGATGCATTGACGATCAGTAAAATTACGCCGGAGGAATGGGTCAAACGCGTAACGGACGCCGTGAAAAAAGTAGCCAAATAA
- a CDS encoding glycoside hydrolase family 88/105 protein → MLPYFDANDSIARRTGGSDEHVLAAIAGRFAGAHPKLPVVYRLHTERGFRREQDYRYDMDLQALWPDMEDGQAVYVWGKIWSDQETVMPFSLSCYGPTKVFVNGSAAFASNLNDDVFPDRRVYFRSPIRKGWNHLVLEFVKTGTGCGGKFGTGSIKGFPLHVLAPSPELSGMEGWCCSGPQAGKWPEEQLLSASVDGLADAAIWHPQLAVRPEEAAFGRLGALFAGAEAGMAAYAWTKLMNRRIDSGKVRLQGSHDGPCSLYLNGVRIYQSGAASGSFVVEVDGLPFGSSDLLVQTVKSGIKWDLELEVAAPARQQDMRDEAIALVEPYPVEGLREPWLYLGPFPAGEAPAPDELGRMDRVYGEGEYRTFWRGGQPGTWVRPYLENAMFGKWNYPLGVTLYGIMRTGELLDDPHYIHYAAEHIEQCTALHDYSLWDGNKFGSPGTNHQLSFIDSLDDCGSFGAVMLEACKHRPLEGAAQAAAHIALYISRKQDRLEDGALYRVRGTTDFMADTMWCDDLYMSTPFLCKYYERTGETAYLDDAAQQFLLYRKRLFMPEHQIMHHVYDLKFGKPNGVAWGRGNGWVLFSLTELLAVMPHTHRLYPPILAFFRELCEGYLRLQGANGLWHQVLTDPESYEEASCTSMFVYAFARGVRFGWLEEPEPYAAAVLRGWEGLKAHCIDKHGNVYGVCRGSGYSYSRYYYKDELTWQLNDTHGIGIVLLAGTETIRLRQHINAQKSPQAGLAAN, encoded by the coding sequence ATGCTGCCTTATTTTGACGCAAATGATTCCATTGCAAGGCGGACCGGCGGCAGTGACGAGCATGTGCTAGCCGCAATAGCCGGCCGTTTCGCCGGCGCGCATCCGAAGCTGCCGGTTGTTTACCGGCTGCATACGGAGCGGGGATTCCGCCGGGAGCAGGATTACCGGTATGACATGGATTTGCAGGCGCTTTGGCCGGACATGGAGGACGGACAGGCGGTATACGTATGGGGCAAAATATGGTCCGATCAGGAAACGGTTATGCCGTTTTCGTTAAGCTGCTACGGGCCTACCAAAGTATTCGTGAACGGCAGCGCAGCATTCGCCTCCAATTTGAACGATGATGTATTTCCGGACCGGCGCGTTTATTTCCGTTCCCCGATCCGCAAAGGCTGGAACCACCTTGTGCTGGAATTTGTAAAAACCGGCACCGGCTGCGGCGGCAAGTTTGGAACCGGCAGCATTAAAGGATTTCCGCTCCATGTGCTGGCGCCTTCCCCGGAGCTGTCCGGCATGGAGGGCTGGTGCTGCAGCGGGCCGCAGGCGGGCAAATGGCCGGAGGAGCAGCTGTTGTCCGCTTCTGTGGATGGGCTGGCGGATGCTGCAATATGGCATCCGCAATTGGCGGTCCGCCCCGAAGAGGCGGCATTTGGCCGGCTTGGCGCTCTATTTGCCGGAGCGGAGGCAGGGATGGCGGCTTATGCTTGGACAAAGCTGATGAACCGCCGCATCGACTCCGGTAAGGTAAGGCTGCAGGGCTCGCATGACGGCCCGTGTTCCCTATATTTGAACGGGGTACGGATCTATCAATCGGGCGCGGCAAGCGGTTCGTTTGTCGTAGAAGTGGACGGATTGCCTTTCGGCAGCAGCGATTTGCTTGTGCAAACCGTTAAATCAGGAATAAAATGGGATTTGGAACTGGAGGTCGCCGCGCCAGCCCGCCAACAGGACATGAGGGACGAAGCAATCGCATTAGTGGAACCTTATCCGGTGGAGGGTTTGCGGGAGCCATGGCTTTATTTAGGCCCGTTCCCGGCAGGCGAAGCGCCGGCGCCGGATGAACTGGGCCGGATGGACCGGGTGTACGGAGAAGGGGAATACCGGACATTTTGGCGGGGCGGCCAGCCCGGCACTTGGGTCAGGCCGTATTTGGAAAATGCGATGTTCGGCAAATGGAACTATCCGCTTGGCGTAACCTTGTATGGCATAATGCGAACCGGGGAGCTGCTGGACGATCCGCATTACATCCATTATGCGGCCGAACATATTGAGCAATGTACCGCATTGCACGATTATTCGTTATGGGACGGGAACAAATTCGGGTCGCCCGGCACGAATCACCAGCTGTCGTTTATTGACAGCCTGGATGATTGCGGTTCGTTTGGCGCCGTAATGCTGGAAGCGTGCAAACACCGGCCGCTTGAGGGGGCGGCGCAGGCAGCCGCGCATATCGCTTTGTACATTTCCCGCAAGCAGGACCGGCTGGAAGACGGGGCGCTGTACCGGGTGCGCGGCACAACGGATTTTATGGCGGATACGATGTGGTGCGACGATTTATATATGAGCACGCCTTTTTTATGCAAATATTATGAGCGCACCGGGGAAACCGCTTATTTGGACGATGCGGCGCAGCAGTTTCTGCTGTACCGGAAAAGGCTGTTTATGCCGGAGCACCAAATTATGCATCATGTATACGATTTGAAGTTCGGCAAGCCAAACGGGGTTGCATGGGGCAGAGGGAACGGCTGGGTGTTGTTTTCGCTGACCGAGCTGCTGGCCGTTATGCCGCATACGCACCGGCTGTATCCGCCGATACTCGCTTTTTTCCGCGAGCTGTGTGAAGGGTATTTGCGGCTGCAGGGCGCAAACGGATTGTGGCATCAAGTGCTGACCGATCCGGAATCGTATGAGGAAGCGTCGTGCACCTCGATGTTTGTTTACGCGTTTGCAAGGGGCGTCCGTTTCGGCTGGCTGGAGGAGCCGGAGCCTTATGCGGCGGCGGTGCTGCGCGGCTGGGAAGGTTTGAAAGCTCACTGCATCGACAAACATGGCAATGTGTATGGCGTTTGCCGGGGCTCCGGCTACTCTTATTCCCGTTATTATTACAAGGACGAGCTGACATGGCAGCTGAACGATACGCACGGCATCGGCATCGTGCTGCTGGCAGGAACGGAAACGATCCGGCTCCGTCAGCATATCAATGCGCAAAAGTCTCCGCAAGCCGGCCTCGCCGCCAACTAA